A region of Chelonoidis abingdonii isolate Lonesome George chromosome 8, CheloAbing_2.0, whole genome shotgun sequence DNA encodes the following proteins:
- the GMNC gene encoding geminin coiled-coil domain-containing protein 1 → MSTILSCQEPDFGGGQGQDCPCSDSASAASVDVSKETWVSFWASGLPDNTSESPAEGQAPDQFCGLDFTVPDDTWQGDQLSSQLYRNKQLQDTLLQKEEELARLHEENNNLRQYLNSAVIKCLEDKAKKLLLHNSQKKHAILRSGKRKFKEDSYLTPRETPHPSKARRNLLSDFTACEEQAAPPVDTWVLQTLGLKDINTIDESLSANYSALSSELGKSPYCQSHGEAMDYCNDEDPIAAYGCDQMTLINCTAAPGKQASPYIQPLSSAPCASLTLPSGAPFPPYGSPYFANDVSPNKTDMAFTTSLSPHRNVKTHTFHQGQVFVRREEDGGWKFTWVPKQSE, encoded by the exons ATG AGCACCATTCTTTCCTGCCAAGAGCCGGACTTTggagggggccagggccaggattGCCCCTGTTCCGACTCAGCGTCAGCAGCCAGTGTTGATGTTTCCAAGGAGACTTGGGTTTCGTTCTGGGCTTCTGGTCTCCCGGACAACACCAGCGAGAGCCCAGCAGAAGGACAGGCTCCGG ACCAGTTCTGTGGCTTGGATTTTACTGTTCCAGATGACACGTGGCAAGGAGATCAGCTGTCCTCCCAGCTCTACAGAAACAAACAG CTTCAAGACACCTTGCTACAGAAGGAAGAGGAACTTGCCAGGTTACATGAAGAAAATAACAACCTCCGACAATACCTGAATTCTGCCGTGATTAAGTGTTTGGAAGACAAGGCGAAG AAACTACTGCTGCACAACAGCCAGAAGAAACATGCAATTCTCAGAAGTGGCAAGAGGAAATTTAAAGAGGACAGTTACCTGACCCCTCGAGAGACTCCTCACCCCTCAAAAGCCAGGAGGAACCTGCTCAGTGATTTTACTGCCTGTGAAGAACAAGCTGCTCCGCCCGTGGATACCTGGGTACTGCAAACCCTGGGACTGAAAGATATCAACACCATTGATGAGTCTTTATCAGCTAACTACAGTGCCCTGTCCTCTGAACTTGGAAAGAGCCCGTACTGCCAGAGCCATGGGGAGGCAATGGACTATTGTAATGATGAGGACCCAATAGCTGCTTATGGCTGTGATCAGATGACTCTTATAAACTGCACTGCCGCTCCTGGGAAGCAGGCTTCACCCTACATCCAGCCACTTTCTTCAGCACCATGTGCTTCCTTGACGCTGCCCAGCGGTGCCCCTTTCCCACCTTATGGATCGCCTTACTTCGCCAACGATGTGTCACCAAACAAAACCGACATGGCCTTTACAacctccctgagcccccaccgCAATGTCAAAACACATACCTTCCACCAGGGCCAGGTCTTCGTGCGCCGAGAGGAGGATGGAGGCTGGAAATTCACTTGGGTCCCCAAGCAATCAGAGTGA